One Dioscorea cayenensis subsp. rotundata cultivar TDr96_F1 chromosome 19, TDr96_F1_v2_PseudoChromosome.rev07_lg8_w22 25.fasta, whole genome shotgun sequence genomic window, ggggtttctccacaaggttactctgtagaaaaattcttactgtaactgtagtaataccctgaatatattttccaacaggtatccaaaggttcagggtattacatctATTCTTATTcccattcctcccttcttttcATTCCCCCTCTTCTCGTTCCTATTCCACAatccaaacggcccctaaataCCATAACAAAACACTGTAACACACATCCGTAATCACAAGTAGATCATTGAGAAAGAAAGACGCATGCACAAATTTCACCAAAAACAACAGTGAAAGTAGATCCCGCACATATCAGAATATCAGAACAAATGAAACCaacacatgtatatatgttaggaCCACTAACATGTATATGTGTTAGGacttgtgagccccaccccttaattaaatcctagccgttgcttttacttttaatcttgattttggtttttagttttaaaaccTAGCCGTCTTTTTCACCTCCTTCGATTTTAGATCGCCGTTTAGGGAAAAAAGAGTGAGACCttgcctcatctctttctctctctatttgTAGTTGTGTTAGCGACGAGGATGGGAGAGGGTCTCGTCGTcatgatttttgtttcaatattattattgagGTAatattctgatttatttttttgatactCTTTCTTATGATTGTTGTGGCATGATATTAGTTAGGGTTAGAGTTTGGTGAGAatgttaatttgatttaatttgaggatCTTAGATGCTGATCAAGGCTCATGTTTGTTGTGGCATGATTGTTGTGGCATTTATGAGGAAGCATGAATTTTGATTAGAGAATTTGAGGATCTTAGATGTTGATCAAGCATGTTTAATAAGGAAGTTGttcaattttgagttaattatatgctcctaaagtttaatattatttgaagttatatcttagatatattttattaaaaaggacatatctgaaattgttggtttacatatttatgatttttaaaactgAAGGTTTAAATTCTGtagatctcaaatcattgtgagatttggatatgttatagATGTAAATGTCTAGTTTTCTcaaaagattgaaattttttatttgggttagaatttgcaaagcttTGCTGATTTCAATTTTAAAGTTCGTAGGAGAATTGGTTATTAGTCTCGATCTTGGTAGTTTTGTTAGtgttttaatatgtttttgcgttcatgtgaattttagaatttgtttacttgtaattcagatgggttattcccaaattagAACTTCCTAAGAAATACTCGATTGGTGAAAGACTTCAAAATTTGGTCGTTAATCAAGTAAATATCccaatataaattttattatatgtatatacttgaaaattctagtCTTTCTGAATTTCtaacatttttgaaaaaaatgcttattatttcaaattatattttaaattacttatttatttattattttgaaattcatatgtaagtatttagttttagaattattatctaaaaacagaatcatcaaatttatatattctgTTATGATAAATGTTTAGACATTACGTATTTTAACATAACAATTTGTAATCCCCAAATAACTTTTGTAATAACCTGTCATTGAGAATTAAACATTAACCGTGTCAACATATATCGGtaaaatagaaactatagtttcccaccgtttTGTCagtagaaactatagtttcccaccgtttTGTCAGTGAAGAATAACAACAGcttctgataattctggctcgaGTCATCGAGAATAAATTTATAACCTCTAATATTTTGGTTCGGATCACCGACATCACCAAAGATAAACATATGACCtcatattttgttttgacaatagttatttataaaataattatttatgaaacatatatacttaattttattcagataaacttataatttaatagctcagttttgaggccttacacACCGAGCCTGATGAACCGGGTTAAGGGCGTGACAGGACCACTAACAAACACTGAATTGCAAATAGATCCCGGGACAGAACCATGCACATACAATGCACACAGACGAACTTCTCAACTATCACATAACATCAAAGGGGGAAAAGACGTTACTAAGGACAGCAAGGTAAAGTTAAGTTGAGTAACAAACAAACTActaacaaataaacaaagatggTAAATCAGTCATGGTTCATGAGCTACTGAAGACGCTGCTCAAGATGTTCAAGTTGCACAACAAACCCAGAAACGGCAATGAGAACAGTGTTACGCTGAGCCTTTGCCAAAGACTTTTGATAGCGTATGAGCTCGGTTGGGTTGCAGAAGATGGCCTTGTTGTTCTTGCACAAGGGCTGAGACTCATATTTCCAGTAGATGTCTAGCAATAGAAAAAGACTAAAGGGCACCAGTGCCACTAGTGGCTTCAGCGCTGCGCCGAACTGGGTGTCGGAGTGGGATTGTTCGCAGGAGTAGGAAAGTGAGTGGCTTCAGCAGCAGCTGTGTAGCTTAGGACCACCCATTCTAGTCCCATTCTTTCCCTTTATGCACCGtctttgtttgtttgagtgATTGATCTCTTACGGAAGAAGCAGGGTTTAGTATGTAGTATGTATGGTTGCTAAGTGTTTGACATGTGTTTAGTTGTAACACGTGTATTGTTTTAAGAGAGACATGTGTCATGTGTCATGTCACACTGTTATTGTTTCAAGAGAGACGTGTTGAGTAGGGAGCTTTTTCAAAAGGGATGGGGAGGGTGAATTTTGGTGTGGTTTCATTGATTCCTGGTTTGCACTTTACAAGGCAAAATTGGTGGTCAGCATGATTTAGCAGGACGACATGAGTGATGTGAAAAGAAATGTTTGGACTTTTTGAATAACATGGTAATGTCAGCCCCTCTTTGTACTGCTTCCTAACGTAAAacttacatgtatatatatttatatatatatatttatatatgttttcctTCAAAATTTATAACGCTAACTTTTAGACTCTCTGGTTTATCATATGAGCTTTTCCCCCAATAGGAAAGCTTAGGTTCACCAATGATTGATGATTTGGAACAAAACCGGGTTAGAAAATTCCAGCCCAATAAAGCTGGTAAAACTCACAGAAGAAAAATGCAGCAGGGCCATGCTCTGGTCCATTAATGGTGTTCATCTTTAATCTTGTTCCCGAATTCTATTGAGTTGGATGTACCTGATGACATTGCAGAGGTAATCGATGTATTTTTCGCCGTATGAAAGAAGAGGCGAGCACTGTGAAAAGAAGACCACAAATGGAGATCAGGATTGCTGGATGCAGTCCAACATGGGTGGTGGTGGCAGCAGCCGGAATAAATGCTGGTGATAAAGGTGCTACACTCATTGATGCGAAACCTGCTCGAGTTTGACCTCCCCTGCAGACAAAATGCAGGAAAGCATTTCACATATTCACATTACTGTAATCAAAGTTATGTAAGTTGCTCATATTATGGTACAAATATTGCTTTTGCTTCAATGCAGCCATTGCTACTTCTAGACTTCTAGCATTGCTATACTATCACTTCAACTGGTACTGTTGCATTTTATACCATTACATGACTTCAGTAATCACTACTACAGGAACAAAAGTATTACTGAACTACTGCTACTGCTTACCACAAATGCAGTGGTAGTGAACAGTAGTAAATTGCTCATATTAATAGTAGGTCTTCCTGAGTGAAAATTGATTTCCTTAATATGCTTAAAAAATAGCGTGCATATTCTCCTGCAGGTTTTCAATGGTGATTATACCAAAAGAGGTTGCCTGATCTGACCAAAATACTACCCAACATGAGGTCtattaaaaacttaaagatAGACCTTCAGTTTTTATTTGTTGACATGATAGTGCTTTATGAGTTGGCAAGGTTTTTATCTGCATGCCTTACGGTACACAATACCACAACTCAGTGGTGCAAGAACAAACTCAACTTCTACAATGATATACATGCAAACTATCACCTATTGCTACAGAATGCAATACTAAATCCCACTAACAGTAATGTATGTCTACTGGGTGTTCCACTGGGACAAGTAAACTGCTGGTTAACATGATGAAAATAAGAGAAGTCATACATGATGAAAATAAGGGAAGTCATCCATTATGAATACTCTCCTAAAAGAAGCAGTTTGACCTAGAAACTCAATCAACACAGAATTGGATACACCCAAGTCAATCGCTACAACTTGTACTCAGGTCTGTATTCCAATCACCATCTATGATCCAACTAAAGCATGAGGCTCTTTCATCCACCACATAGACCATTAAAGCCAGCAAGCCCATCAATATTCTTTAGTACAATATCACAACTACACTGTTGTCTTTCTATGGGAGTAGTTACATGAGATATCACTATCATTGCCCGTGGAAAAAGGATAAGTAGAATGCAGATAAAGTTATCCCCAAATAAATCTGGCAAGTTAACGGTAAATACGGAAAGAGACTTTGTTGCATGCAGGTGAGGCATTAcaggaagaaaataaaatgacgTTGGTTCAGATGgttcaatataaaatatatagataaacatAATTATACCCGAACAGCTTCTTAAGAGCACCCCACAAAGGTCTGGAATCTTTTTGCTGAAAACTAATTTGTTTGCTTCCCTTCTGTTTCTTTTGGTCATCTGAATGCATTGCAGCAAAACATTAAAGACTAATAGAATAAGATGGCAATGTAATAGACAACAGGaaataaaatggaaaaaggaaacaGTAACCTTTTGAATGGATTCTATGATCCTTAAATGAAGCCCTTAGTGATGCCAACTTTTCCACTAGCAACCGCTCCTCAGCACTGCAgggaagatttaaaaaaaaaaaaaaaaatagataaaagaaTGAGCAATACAACTCCATGAACCACCATTTATGATCACCAgtctaaatttttattacttaattcAAATTCTAAATTTCGATGATGATTTCAAGTTTATAGAGACATAAGAAGATACTTGAATCACATGATTCCAACAGTCTATTATTACACACCCATCATAGTCTCGAAATATACAAGATAAATCCATGCCACATATGTTGAAGTTTTAGCTAAGCGCTTATTATGAACACACAAGGGGGCGTAAGAGTTCTTGAAATGATATGGCATGCAACCTGGATAAAGTTTTAGCTATAATTAGTGAACACaagtaattctcataaataTCACCTAGTAAATTATCAACAAACTAAAAAACTTTCAGCAGCTGGAAAATAGAAGATGAAATAAGATATTCAATActccacataaaaaaaaaaagtgaagaacACTAAAATGATATTATACAGATCTATGTACTATTATCTATTAAAACTCCTGACCTGATATCTTTTGGGATCTCAACTCGCACGATAAAATAATGGTCACCACGAACTGaaggtttatttatatttggaaCACCCAGTTTAGCCATCTTTAAGGTCTCTCCAGGTTGTATTCCACAAGGAATTTGAAGATCCTTGTATCCTTCAATTGTCTCCACCTGATAAAGTAGCCAGCATATTAGATCATCTCCAATTACACATACACAGAATTCATAATAAAGAACTATCACAATCTCAAGTGCCCCATAATTCTGCCATGTCATATGTTTGCAGGGTAGGACTTTATACAAGATAGAATAAAATAAGGTAAGTAGGCAGGAGGAAGGTGTACATATTTGAAACAGCATGAGACAACAGAATTGATTTTACAGTTAAAGACGTTGTTGTGGTAATGATAGTATGTCCTACCGTAGTGAAAATCAGAGGATTCTAGATGTATTGTTTTGCTTCTACTTTCATCTCAAACAGCAAAGTGGCATCAGAAAATTATAATATTGGAATAGAACATTCAGTACAGTCAGAATTTCACTCTAGTAACAACTAGGTACAACACAACAAGTCATTCTGAATGGTGAACTAcgaaaagagataaagaaaaagcaccATGTGGATTGGGAACAAGGTGATTCTCATATGCCCTATGCAGGTAAGGGAAAATTGCAGGTATACCTTGACCGTTGTACCCAATATGGCCTGAGCATAATCAATGCCAATGTCGGAATAAAGATTAAGACCCTCCCTACGAAACCCTTGTTTCTCCTTGACATGTATGGACAAATAAAGATCACCAACTATGCCCCTGCACAACATAATAACAAACAATTATTATATTCCACTCAGAACTATTTAAAGGtgcaaataattaaagaaagcatCAATGTGATTCATGGTTGACCATGAAAGTATACATTATGCACAAAATTGTACCTTTCATATGAGCAGCAAATGATGATATGATCTAAATAATTCATCCAAAAATCTAATTCAATATATAGCGTTTTGGCAGGTTGCTCAACCAtattgtttgcataaataaaattGCTTGAAGAAACCGATTAAATATACAAGTAAAGGCCAGAGCCAGGCCTAACATGAATTGACAACCAAATATGTACTTCTGAACCCGTCCCATAGCCCCAACTTTTCAAAACTGGCAACAtcagcccatatagagccctaCTTATAGTGTTGACTAAGACCAAACTATCTTAATTGTGTCTCTATTAAATTTCCCTTTGTTTAATAGTGACTCTATTATTCCCTTCAATGCAAAGGGATATCTGAAAAGTCACATAGCACTCTAGATTCCTAGAAAGACTTGATATAATTTATACTAGTATAGTCTCATCTTTAAAGCAAACCCAGTTTTTCTCCTAACACGAACTAAAGTTTCCACAGTTGCATCATAAATGCCAAACCAACACATGCTGTCACATCCACAGCTGCTGCTATGATGGATGTGGCACCCAGCCAAGGAGGTTATCCAACCTTGTTACCAAATCAAATAAAGGATGCACAAAGACAAGATCGCAGGTTGAGAACAATCATAGAAAAGATGAAGGATGGAGCTCAAGGTGAATTATATGTTTCAAAGTAAGGAATTTTGATGTTAGGGACTAGATTCTGCGTTCCCAATGTGGGAATCTCAGGAGGGAGTTTATGTAGAAAGCCTATCGTTCAACTTATTCTATGCATCCTAACACAAAGAAAGATGTACCAAAACAGTAAAGGAGAATTATTAGTGACAAAGAATGAAGAGGGACATAGCATAATTTGTAGCTAATTGCTTAAGTTGCCAATAAAGTAAATGCAAAGCATCAGAGGCTAGCAACGTTATTACAACCCTGAAAGATCCCTTGATGGAAAAGGGAAAAGAccttaatagtttttttataagtttagCGCATACACAGAGGAAATCACTCTATTTGGGTGATAGTGGATAAATTGACCAAATCAGCTCATTTTCTCCCAATTAAAATTACCTCTTATGCAGGATTAGTTGGCAAAGCAATATGTTGCTGAGGTAGTTAGACTTCATAGGATACCTGTATCTATTGTATTTAATTGTAACATAAGATTCACATCCCACTTCTTGTAGAGTTTATATAAAGTCTTAGGGACTAGGTTAAATTTTAGGATAACATTTTCATCCACAAATAGATGGTCAAATAAAGTGGACCATATACGCACTTAAGAATATGTTTAGAGCTTGTGCAATGGAGTTTTTGGGTAATGGAGACCAGCATCTGGGGTTAATAGAATTTGTTATAATAACAATTATCAAGAGAGCATAGGAATGGCTCCATTCTAGGTCATGCATGGCAAAACATGCAAAAACCCTTAGTGTTAGTATGAGGTATgataaatgagaaagaaaattgaaaactGCTTTGCCCAGAGTTGTTGCTGGTAATGACCAATAAAATCAAAGTTGTAAAGGAATGCTTGAGAACAACTCAATGTAAATAGCAAAGTTATGCAAATAATCGACATTGTAACCCAGAGTTTGAGGTTGGAGACTTTGTATTCCTTAAAGTGTCTAATTGGAAAAGAATCTCAAGATTTGGCAAGTGGGGGAATTTGAGTCCAAGATACATTATATTTATACCATATTAGATATTAGCTAGAGTTGGGCATTTACCAGCTTGCCTTGCAACTGGGGTTATCTAAGATACATGATGCATTCCATATATCTATATGGATACTTGCAAATGTGTTTGTGCGTGTGCGCATGATATACATGAAGAAAGTATTGTTGATGAAATGAAGTGTGTATGTGTGAGATATCCATGAAGTGAGTGCTGTTGATGAAATGaagtgtgtatgtgtgtgagaTATACATGAAGAGAGTATTGTTGATGAAATGATGGCGTTCATAGtgctatggtgaagatgatgaggGTTTACGGCACCctgttcatcatcttcatctctcATCATGCATTAAACCAGACATCTTATAGACATATTATTAGCATCACCATCAAACCCtcatcatatttattaaaacacCATGAGCATTGTTATTTCATCCATGACACTCTCTTCATGTATATCTATACACACTTGTAATTAtccatgaattaaaaattaccaTCACCTGTGATATCAAAGTCATAGCCCTGAACCAATTCCGACCTGGTGGTGGCGGCTCTAACAAGCTCTGACTCAGTGACTATTATATCCTTCTTACCAgctctcttttccttctttttcttttctctacaAATTCTATCCCTCCTTTTAAGTCTCTTTCCACTATTCTTCATTTATCCCTTTGTCTTTTCTATTATCCTTCCCGCCACCTCATCATCTCtctacttttctttttcattaaattattatttagtcCCTACATCctaatattttacatttgacTCCCTGAAAACTATCTTTGGGCCCTTAAAACTGTTTTATTAATTTCCTAAAGCCCCTTGGGTTTTATTTAACCCACTTTTATCCTCTAcctctaaaaaattttacatataaattCTGAGCAATTATAAAGTAATAACTAATAGCaggatttttgggttaaattaAATCAGGGCGTCACATGCAATTCCTGTGCTAAACTGAATCTGAAGCAAGCATGCAGTTGTAGCACTACAGAGTCTTacgcaagttttttttttcagcctAGCATCCAACAATTTTCCCAAGATACTACAACTCATACAAGCAATTTCAAATGGTCATGAATCTAATTAATTTGCATACAATCATATTGATAAATATCAAACTACTTCACATTCAATAACCTATAAGCCCATAAGCATGCAGTTGTAGCACTACAGAGTCTtaagcaagttttttttttcagcctAACATCCAACAATTTTTCCAAGATACTACAATTCATACAAGCAATTTCAAATTGTCATGAATCTAATTAATTTGCATACCAATCATAttgataaatatcaaattacttCACACTCAATAACCTATAAGCCCGTATTCTCTTGTGATataaatactttaaaatttataatatctaCTTTATAATAATATTCCTCAAATGTTT contains:
- the LOC120250386 gene encoding chaperone protein DnaJ isoform X2; translated protein: MSKSPGSEEKFKEISAAYEVLSDNEKRSLYDRFGEAGLQGEYGGTGFHPDGVDPFEVFNSFFGDSDEFFGGEDPGLFKFGTRMNRRQGLDIRYDLYLSFEESVHGGSREIDFTCFETCDGCGGSGAKSSSSIKLCSECGGKGGVMKTQKTPFGIVTQVSSCSNCGGDGKIITEHCRKCSGKGRIQAKRSIVVDVPAGANDGLTIRVQGEGGIDKIRGIVGDLYLSIHVKEKQGFRREGLNLYSDIGIDYAQAILGTTVKVETIEGYKDLQIPCGIQPGETLKMAKLGVPNINKPSVRGDHYFIVRVEIPKDISAEERLLVEKLASLRASFKDHRIHSKDDQKKQKGSKQISFQQKDSRPLWGALKKLFGGGQTRAGFASMSVAPLSPAFIPAAATTTHVGLHPAILISICGLLFTVLASSFIRRKIHRLPLQCHQVHPTQ